The following are from one region of the Hydrogenophaga sp. BPS33 genome:
- a CDS encoding Mur ligase family protein: MHGLSDPTAVLTLQIEGRIDGDAVQRLVSRARANFAHADGIPAEGLPEALLSGPHLRGGVEMAAASMLAALCVAFQRAARDAVGLARVVSASKGAWVLALPYHRREVLHSGLPLMLDHFRLWIKQAIAPAAQKKLAEATSQWLRGVQGGSLAPNTLRFALAARELGHPVSTIGYGVIQLGWGSRQQRMESSFTGQTSVLATRIAKNKPLANALLARAGLPVPRSALVSNWDQALKVAQELGWPVVVKPANLDQGQGVVPDIHDEDLLRRSFERAAALSSGRVLVEKHVEGADHRLLVVGGRLLVATRRLPGGVTGDGHHTVAQLLAKLNADPRRGTDQRSLLKTIELDEEAATRLAEQGLNADSVVELGRFVTMRRTANISTGGTALDVTDQVHPDNRWLAERAARVVGLDIAGIDLLCPDIARSWRKVGGAICEVNAQPGFRPHWLGDPARDVNAEIVEWLCRGGTRVPTAAITGTNGKSTTARMLHHIWLATGRCAGLSSSSGVWVGSDRMLEKAPVGVTGARMLLDDPGVEAVVLELPRLGLITLGHPCDHYDVAALLNVQDDHIGVNGIDSMEAMARFKAQVLERASQAVVINADDALCLSVRGQAGATRQVLVSRVGDANPAVGAHLAEGKDAVLVAWHAGAEWIVMAQGETRTPLMPLNEIPATMNGLLRFNEANALSAAALAWAQGIPLDTVRAALGTFANTLEHNPGRYNVIGGFPFTVLLDFGHNPDGIREICNVARRWSVAGRRRLVTSHIGNRHRSHVALLAPDVAAVFDDAVISQDAWFVRHKSDWTGEHPEVQHLAQLEQSLCEAGMDGANVTIIADVLEAVRQGLQTAEAGDLLVLLVGEGALPVIRQALREREAAVAVSCV, encoded by the coding sequence ATGCACGGTCTGTCAGATCCGACGGCGGTGTTGACTTTGCAGATCGAGGGCCGCATTGATGGGGACGCCGTGCAGCGGCTGGTGTCTCGAGCGCGTGCAAATTTTGCGCATGCTGATGGGATTCCCGCTGAGGGCTTGCCTGAAGCACTTCTTTCCGGTCCTCATCTGAGGGGCGGAGTGGAAATGGCGGCCGCGTCCATGCTGGCCGCGCTATGCGTGGCATTTCAGCGAGCAGCGCGCGATGCCGTGGGGCTGGCTCGCGTGGTGTCAGCCAGCAAGGGGGCATGGGTGCTGGCGCTGCCTTACCACCGGCGTGAGGTGCTGCACTCGGGCCTGCCACTGATGTTGGATCATTTTCGGCTCTGGATAAAACAGGCAATCGCACCAGCGGCTCAAAAAAAGCTGGCCGAGGCGACGAGCCAATGGTTGCGCGGTGTTCAGGGTGGAAGTCTTGCACCCAACACCCTGCGCTTTGCGCTAGCAGCACGCGAACTCGGCCATCCGGTATCGACCATTGGCTACGGCGTCATCCAGCTGGGCTGGGGCTCCCGGCAACAGCGCATGGAGAGCAGCTTCACCGGGCAGACGAGTGTACTGGCGACCCGCATCGCGAAGAACAAGCCGCTCGCGAACGCGTTGCTGGCGCGTGCCGGTCTCCCGGTGCCACGCTCTGCGTTGGTGAGCAATTGGGACCAGGCGCTGAAGGTCGCCCAGGAACTGGGCTGGCCGGTCGTAGTGAAGCCCGCCAACTTGGACCAAGGACAGGGCGTGGTGCCCGACATCCACGATGAAGATTTGTTGCGCCGGTCCTTCGAACGGGCTGCGGCACTCAGCTCGGGCCGGGTGTTAGTGGAGAAGCACGTGGAAGGCGCGGATCACCGTCTATTGGTGGTTGGCGGGCGGCTGTTGGTTGCCACACGGCGTCTGCCCGGTGGGGTAACGGGTGACGGTCATCACACTGTGGCGCAATTGCTCGCGAAGCTCAACGCCGACCCGCGCCGAGGCACCGACCAGCGCAGCCTGCTCAAGACGATTGAGCTCGATGAAGAAGCTGCTACCCGATTGGCCGAGCAAGGTCTGAACGCGGACAGCGTGGTCGAGCTAGGCCGCTTCGTGACAATGCGTCGCACAGCAAACATAAGCACCGGGGGCACGGCGTTGGATGTGACGGACCAAGTGCATCCAGACAACCGTTGGCTGGCCGAGCGTGCGGCGCGGGTGGTGGGGCTGGATATCGCAGGCATCGACTTGCTCTGCCCGGACATCGCGCGTTCCTGGCGCAAGGTGGGTGGCGCGATCTGCGAGGTCAACGCGCAGCCGGGTTTCCGCCCGCATTGGCTGGGCGACCCCGCGCGTGACGTGAATGCTGAGATTGTCGAATGGCTGTGCCGTGGAGGTACTCGCGTGCCAACAGCGGCAATCACCGGAACCAATGGAAAGAGCACGACAGCGCGAATGCTGCACCACATCTGGTTGGCAACAGGTCGCTGCGCAGGATTGAGCTCTAGTTCAGGCGTGTGGGTCGGGTCCGACCGGATGCTAGAGAAGGCCCCAGTGGGCGTAACGGGCGCGCGCATGCTGCTGGACGATCCGGGCGTGGAGGCGGTGGTGCTCGAACTGCCGAGGCTAGGATTGATCACTCTGGGCCACCCCTGTGACCATTACGACGTAGCTGCGCTGCTCAATGTGCAGGATGACCATATCGGCGTCAACGGCATCGACTCCATGGAAGCGATGGCGCGCTTCAAGGCCCAGGTGCTGGAGCGCGCGAGCCAAGCCGTGGTTATCAACGCCGACGACGCCTTATGCCTGTCGGTGCGAGGGCAAGCTGGCGCAACGCGCCAAGTGCTGGTATCGCGAGTAGGTGATGCAAATCCGGCGGTGGGTGCCCACTTGGCCGAAGGTAAGGACGCCGTGCTCGTGGCATGGCACGCAGGCGCCGAGTGGATCGTGATGGCGCAGGGGGAGACACGCACGCCACTGATGCCGTTGAACGAAATCCCGGCGACCATGAACGGGCTGCTGCGCTTTAACGAGGCCAATGCGCTGAGTGCAGCGGCTTTGGCCTGGGCTCAAGGTATTCCGTTGGACACGGTGCGCGCCGCACTGGGCACCTTTGCCAACACGCTGGAGCACAATCCCGGACGTTACAACGTCATCGGGGGATTCCCATTCACGGTGTTGCTTGACTTTGGTCACAACCCCGACGGGATACGAGAAATCTGTAATGTGGCGCGCCGCTGGTCCGTGGCTGGTCGGCGGCGACTTGTCACGTCTCACATCGGCAACAGACATCGAAGCCACGTCGCGCTTCTGGCACCCGATGTGGCGGCGGTATTCGATGACGCAGTCATTTCGCAGGATGCATGGTTCGTTCGCCACAAGAGTGACTGGACAGGAGAGCACCCTGAGGTGCAACATTTGGCTCAGCTTGAGCAGTCGCTGTGCGAGGCGGGCATGGATGGGGCGAACGTGACGATCATTGCCGATGTCCTGGAAGCCGTTCGCCAAGGTCTGCAAACCGCAGAAGCAGGCGACCTGCTCGTGCTCCTAGTGGGTGAAGGAGCCTTGCCGGTTATACGGCAGGCCTTGCGCGAACGAGAAGCCGCGGTGGCCGTGTCCTGTGTTTGA
- a CDS encoding SapC family protein has protein sequence MYKNLVPLRHTEHAGLRLLPVSNYDFASELMLAPIVVDELAEAAREYPIVFPRDAALPAVLLGVQRGRNAYVGDNGQWLASYVPAHIRHYPFMLTRLPGKGDGQDHVVMMDADSPLWSKIEGEPVFDGESLTPVAQRSVDLLRAMSRRQVTTRAMVQAIAAAGLFVERTVRVKRPGHPDARVSGLRAVDEKAFNALSDEAFNALRKSGALPLVYAHLLSWANFRQGPIGRA, from the coding sequence ATGTACAAGAACCTGGTTCCACTGCGTCACACAGAGCACGCAGGACTGCGTTTGCTGCCGGTGAGCAACTACGACTTCGCCAGTGAGCTGATGCTGGCTCCAATCGTCGTTGATGAATTGGCCGAAGCCGCGCGAGAGTATCCGATCGTGTTTCCACGCGATGCAGCTCTACCCGCAGTTTTGTTGGGAGTCCAGCGCGGACGAAATGCTTATGTCGGCGATAACGGTCAGTGGCTGGCCAGCTATGTGCCAGCCCACATTCGCCACTACCCATTCATGTTGACCCGATTGCCGGGAAAGGGTGATGGCCAAGATCACGTGGTGATGATGGATGCCGACTCACCGCTGTGGTCAAAAATAGAAGGCGAGCCTGTCTTCGATGGTGAGTCGCTTACACCTGTGGCTCAGCGCTCTGTCGACCTGCTGCGTGCCATGTCACGCCGCCAGGTTACGACGCGAGCTATGGTGCAAGCGATTGCGGCAGCAGGGCTTTTTGTGGAGCGTACGGTGCGTGTAAAACGCCCTGGACATCCCGATGCCCGCGTCTCGGGTTTGAGGGCGGTGGATGAAAAGGCGTTCAACGCGCTGAGCGACGAAGCATTCAACGCCTTGCGCAAGAGCGGGGCGTTGCCTTTGGTCTACGCCCATCTGTTGTCCTGGGCGAACTTCCGGCAAGGTCCGATTGGGAGGGCCTAG